Proteins encoded in a region of the Cytobacillus pseudoceanisediminis genome:
- a CDS encoding O-methyltransferase yields the protein MNDKLHAYIEEIIPERPQLLDKMEQFAREHNVPIMELAGIEAMLQLLRIQRPKTILEVGTAIGYSALRMAFAVPEAKIVTIERDVERYQLAEQYIDEARKKEQILIIKGDALEVEEDVKKHGPYDAIFIDAAKGQYQRFFELYSRYLSSDGVIITDNVLFKGLVCEPDIENKRIRNLVKKIDVFNKWLMSHPEYHTVILPVGDGVAISKKR from the coding sequence ATGAACGATAAGCTGCATGCATATATAGAGGAAATAATACCTGAAAGACCCCAGTTACTGGACAAAATGGAGCAATTCGCCAGGGAACATAATGTACCGATCATGGAACTGGCAGGGATCGAGGCAATGCTTCAGCTTTTGCGCATCCAAAGGCCTAAAACGATTTTGGAAGTAGGCACAGCAATTGGCTATTCTGCTCTCAGAATGGCATTTGCAGTTCCTGAAGCGAAAATTGTAACAATTGAACGCGATGTTGAACGTTATCAGCTTGCCGAGCAATATATAGATGAAGCCCGGAAAAAGGAGCAAATCCTTATTATAAAGGGAGATGCTCTGGAAGTTGAGGAGGATGTCAAAAAACATGGACCCTATGATGCTATATTTATCGATGCAGCAAAGGGACAATATCAGCGTTTTTTTGAATTATATTCCCGCTATCTCTCTTCTGATGGCGTAATCATTACAGACAATGTTCTTTTTAAAGGTCTTGTGTGCGAACCTGATATAGAAAATAAACGTATCCGGAATCTGGTTAAAAAAATTGATGTTTTTAATAAATGGTTAATGAGTCATCCTGAATACCACACAGTTATTTTGCCTGTTGGGGATGGCGTGGCAATTAGTAAAAAGAGGTGA
- a CDS encoding peptidase U32 family protein, with the protein MKKPELLVTPARVEDIEQLVSAGADAFVVGEQRFGLRLAGEFTREDVQKTVEIAHEHGKKVYVAMNALFHNDKVPELEGYISFLKEINADAIIFGDPAVLMAARSAAPDMKLHWNTETTATNWYTCNYWGRKGAKRAVLAREINMDAIIEIKENAEVEIEVQVHGMTAMFQSKRSLLGNYYEYQGKALEVENRKQEKNMFLHDKERENKYPIFEDENGTHIMSPNDICIIDELQEMIEAGVDSFKIDGVLKSPEYIIEVTKLYRKAIDLCVEDPDQYDEIKEDLLAEIEEIQPANRKLDTGFFFKETVY; encoded by the coding sequence ATGAAAAAACCTGAACTCTTAGTAACACCCGCAAGAGTTGAAGATATCGAGCAGCTTGTGTCAGCTGGTGCAGATGCCTTTGTTGTAGGTGAACAGCGTTTTGGACTGAGGCTTGCAGGAGAATTTACAAGGGAAGATGTGCAAAAAACGGTGGAAATTGCCCACGAGCATGGGAAAAAAGTGTATGTAGCGATGAATGCTTTATTTCATAATGATAAAGTGCCTGAACTCGAGGGCTATATCAGTTTCTTAAAAGAAATAAATGCAGATGCTATCATCTTTGGGGATCCTGCTGTATTGATGGCAGCCCGCTCGGCTGCACCTGATATGAAACTTCATTGGAATACTGAAACTACTGCAACAAACTGGTATACATGCAATTACTGGGGCAGAAAAGGTGCTAAACGCGCAGTCCTGGCAAGAGAGATTAATATGGATGCCATCATTGAAATAAAAGAAAATGCTGAAGTGGAAATTGAAGTGCAGGTTCATGGCATGACTGCAATGTTCCAATCTAAGCGCTCCCTGCTTGGCAATTATTATGAATACCAGGGAAAAGCTCTGGAAGTTGAAAACCGCAAACAGGAAAAAAACATGTTCCTTCACGATAAGGAACGGGAAAACAAATACCCGATCTTTGAAGATGAAAATGGCACCCATATCATGAGCCCTAATGACATCTGCATTATTGATGAACTGCAGGAAATGATTGAAGCTGGCGTTGATTCATTTAAAATTGACGGGGTATTAAAAAGTCCTGAATATATTATCGAAGTCACTAAGCTCTACAGAAAAGCTATAGATCTATGTGTTGAAGACCCGGACCAATACGATGAAATAAAAGAGGATCTACTCGCTGAAATTGAAGAAATTCAGCCAGCAAACCGTAAGCTTGATACAGGATTCTTCTTTAAAGAAACCGTCTACTGA
- a CDS encoding peptidase U32 family protein, whose product MAAVKEKISEIVNGKRVIVKKPELLAPAGNLEKLKIAVHYGADAVFIGGQEYGLRSNAGNFTFEEMKEGVEFAKKYGAKIYVTTNIFAHNENIDGLEEYLLGLKEAGVAGIIVADPLIIETCRRVAPEIEVHLSTQQSLSNWKAVEFWKEEGLERVVLARETSAEEIKEMKEKVDIEIETFIHGAMCIAYSGRCTLSNHMTARDSNRGGCCQSCRWDYDLYQLEGENEVPLYSEGDAPFAMSPKDLKLIESIPRMIELGIDSLKIEGRMKSIHYIATVVSVYRKVIDAYCADPDNFKIKQEWLVELDKCANRETAPAFFEGVPGYKEQMFGNHSKKTNIDFVGLVLEYNPDTQVVTLQQRNKFQPGEEVEFFGPEIDNFTQVIDKIWDEKGNELDAARHPLQIVQFKVDKPVYPNNMMRKEL is encoded by the coding sequence ATGGCAGCGGTAAAAGAGAAAATTTCCGAAATTGTCAACGGCAAAAGGGTTATTGTAAAGAAGCCTGAATTGCTTGCTCCGGCAGGAAACCTTGAAAAGCTGAAGATTGCCGTCCACTATGGTGCAGACGCCGTGTTTATTGGCGGACAGGAATATGGCCTTCGTTCGAACGCAGGCAACTTCACTTTTGAAGAAATGAAAGAGGGCGTGGAATTCGCCAAAAAATACGGAGCTAAGATTTATGTTACAACCAATATTTTCGCGCATAACGAAAATATTGATGGTCTTGAGGAGTATTTGCTGGGTCTTAAAGAAGCAGGAGTAGCTGGAATCATTGTAGCAGATCCGCTTATCATTGAAACCTGCCGCCGTGTTGCACCTGAGATAGAAGTCCATTTAAGCACGCAGCAGTCCCTGTCTAACTGGAAAGCAGTGGAGTTCTGGAAAGAAGAAGGATTGGAGCGTGTCGTCCTTGCGCGTGAAACAAGTGCGGAGGAAATCAAAGAAATGAAGGAGAAGGTAGACATTGAAATTGAAACCTTCATCCACGGGGCTATGTGCATTGCTTACTCCGGACGCTGTACACTCAGCAATCATATGACAGCCCGTGATTCCAACAGAGGCGGCTGCTGTCAATCCTGCCGCTGGGATTATGATTTATACCAGCTTGAAGGCGAGAATGAAGTTCCTTTATACAGCGAAGGAGATGCTCCTTTTGCCATGAGTCCGAAAGATCTTAAGCTGATTGAATCAATTCCCCGTATGATTGAACTGGGAATCGACAGCTTAAAAATAGAAGGACGCATGAAATCCATTCATTACATTGCAACAGTAGTCAGCGTGTACCGTAAAGTGATTGATGCCTATTGTGCAGATCCAGATAACTTCAAGATTAAGCAGGAATGGCTTGTAGAGCTCGATAAATGTGCTAATCGCGAAACAGCTCCCGCTTTCTTTGAAGGGGTTCCTGGGTATAAAGAGCAAATGTTTGGAAATCATAGCAAAAAGACGAATATCGATTTCGTTGGGCTTGTACTGGAATACAATCCGGATACACAGGTTGTTACCCTTCAGCAGAGAAACAAATTTCAGCCTGGAGAAGAAGTGGAATTCTTTGGTCCGGAAATTGACAATTTTACACAAGTCATCGATAAAATATGGGATGAAAAAGGCAATGAGCTGGATGCAGCGCGCCATCCGCTTCAAATTGTTCAATTTAAGGTTGATAAGCCGGTATACCCTAACAACATGATGCGAAAGGAGCTCTAA
- the udk gene encoding uridine kinase: protein MKRKPVVIGVAGGSGSGKTSVTKAIYDRFKGHSILMIEQDYYYKDQTHLPFEERLKTNYDHPLAFDNDLLIEHIENLLRYEPINKPVYDYAMHTRSEEVIEVEPKDVIILEGILILEDERLRNLMDMKLYVDTDADLRIIRRLFRDIKERGRTMDSVIEQYVNVVRPMHNQFIEPTKRYADIIIPEGGHNYVAIDLMVTKIQTILEQKSFL from the coding sequence ATGAAACGCAAACCCGTTGTAATTGGGGTGGCCGGCGGTTCCGGCTCAGGAAAAACGAGCGTAACCAAAGCGATCTATGATCGTTTCAAAGGGCATTCAATCCTTATGATCGAACAGGACTATTATTATAAGGATCAGACTCATCTGCCTTTTGAAGAAAGATTGAAAACGAATTATGACCATCCGCTTGCATTTGATAACGACCTGCTAATTGAACATATTGAAAACCTGCTGAGATATGAACCGATTAACAAGCCTGTATATGATTATGCCATGCATACAAGGTCCGAAGAGGTAATTGAAGTCGAACCAAAGGATGTCATCATTTTAGAAGGCATTCTGATCCTTGAGGATGAGAGGCTCCGTAATCTGATGGACATGAAATTATATGTAGATACGGATGCCGACCTGCGTATTATCCGCCGCTTATTCAGGGATATAAAAGAACGGGGACGCACCATGGATTCAGTTATAGAACAATATGTAAATGTGGTACGGCCGATGCATAATCAATTTATAGAGCCGACCAAAAGATATGCTGACATCATTATTCCTGAAGGCGGGCATAATTATGTTGCCATCGATTTAATGGTCACAAAAATTCAAACAATTCTTGAACAAAAGTCATTTTTATGA
- the greA gene encoding transcription elongation factor GreA — protein MATEKVFPMTQAGKEKLEQELEYLKSVKRKEVVERIKIARSFGDLSENSEYDSAKEEQAFVEGRITTLENMIRNAKIIQEEEMAGDIVGLGRSVTFVELPDGDEETYTIVGSAEADPFEGKISNDSPIAKSLIGRTVGDEVTVQTPGGEMNVRIVSIK, from the coding sequence TTGGCTACAGAAAAGGTTTTCCCAATGACACAAGCAGGTAAAGAAAAACTTGAGCAGGAACTTGAATATTTAAAATCGGTTAAACGCAAAGAAGTGGTTGAACGTATAAAAATCGCAAGAAGCTTCGGGGATCTTTCCGAGAACTCAGAATATGATTCAGCGAAAGAAGAGCAGGCATTTGTTGAAGGCAGGATTACCACTCTTGAAAATATGATCCGCAATGCAAAGATCATCCAAGAAGAAGAAATGGCAGGAGATATTGTGGGACTTGGCCGTTCCGTTACTTTCGTAGAGCTTCCAGATGGAGACGAAGAAACTTACACTATCGTGGGAAGTGCTGAGGCGGATCCTTTTGAAGGGAAAATCTCAAATGATTCGCCAATTGCCAAAAGCCTGATTGGCCGTACAGTTGGAGATGAAGTGACTGTTCAGACTCCGGGTGGAGAAATGAACGTACGTATTGTTTCCATTAAATAA